Proteins encoded by one window of Primulina huaijiensis isolate GDHJ02 chromosome 1, ASM1229523v2, whole genome shotgun sequence:
- the LOC140985309 gene encoding uncharacterized protein, with protein MESNNGAQLDDEKKLNTEKINGEGSTLVETENISHREPVSGGKEVYKDLINEKKGVDSSGPEAKLSEFVSKSRASTQSKRDSNGNGPKNKSSKNQSTGSKGSVVLGRNTKPSLSQSLSFPAKGRHSDVMKRSIDTHPVKSQKNGAKPEHFEGVTSSGNAPRIRQSWPVKHENANGNAANPGSAGLVEKNSDHINNALPVKEEEDTGSITSSNATPQHKNNVSAFPFRLEERAEKRKEVNHVPYISPYFFSKNIEPSDE; from the exons ATGGAATCGAATAATGGAGCTCAACTTGATGACGAAAAGAAACTCAACACAGAGAAAATTAATGGGGAAGGGTCAACTTTGGTTGAGACAGAAAATATCAGCCACAGAGAACCAGTTTCTGGTGGAAAAGAAGTGTACAAAGATTTGATAAACGAAAAGAAGGGTGTCGATTCTTCTGGTCCAGAAGCCAAATTGTCTGAATTTGTATCAAAAAGTAGAGCATCAACTCAAAGTAAACGAGATTCCAATGGTAATGGTCCAAAGAACAAATCATCCAAGAATCAATCTACTGGCTCGAAAGGATCGGTTGTGCTTGGCCGTAATACCAAGCCTAGTTTGAGCCAGAGCCTCTCGTTTCCAGCCAAAGGCCGCCACTCCGATGTTATGAAAAGAAGCATTGACACGCATCCAGTGAAGTCGCAGAAAAATGGTGCAAAACCAGAGCATTTTGAGGGCGTAACAAGTTCAGGGAACGCACCAAGGATTCGTCAATCTTGG CCAGTGAAACATGAAAATGCGAATGGAAATGCGGCCAATCCGGGTTCTGCTGG ATTGGTTGAAAAGAATTCAGACCATATCAACAATGCGTTGCCTGTTAAGGAGGAGGAGGATACTGGTTCCATTACTTCATC AAATGCTACTCCTCAACATAAGAATAATGTCTCAGCATTCCCATTTAGATTGGAAGAGCGTGCTGAAAAGCGAAAAGAGGTCAACCATGTGCCATACATATCTccgtattttttttcaaaaaatattgaaCCTTCCGATGAATAA